In the genome of Oncorhynchus nerka isolate Pitt River linkage group LG4, Oner_Uvic_2.0, whole genome shotgun sequence, the window TTATATTCGCATGAACATCTGTCACCAATTGGACGGAAACCTAACTACTATCatcaatggactaatgaaataaataccaaaagatagttttGGGGTGGAgttgttctttaataaagaaaatcCTGAACTGAAAATATCTGACATGTTTTTTGTTAGGCTCAGTTATAGATTTGGCTTGTTTTACATTATAGCATAAAACGCATTAAGCATAAACATATTGTTGATAACAAGCAGTCTGTAAACATCAGCAGTAAGCTACTGTAATACATTTACCAATACAGTTTATCCTCACTTCTTATTATAAATGTCAGCAAAAAGAAACGTAAAGATACTTTTATGTTCATAGCAAAATTCAATACTTTTTTTTTAGTTTCACACAGATACTGTAtcacaggggcgcaactttggttttagaagtgggaggGACAtaaggtatttttttattttattttatccgGTCGGATAAACACTTCAAACAGACTACCCGACTACTCGGACACGTCCACGGTCCTAAAGCCTGtaacattccaatgataaaactggggaggACAAAAATGAAATTTCAGAATAACATTATCTCACATATTCTTCTGTGAGACCAAACACAGTTGACATCAAACCAACTCTTGCCATCATGAGTACCACCTTTTTCTCCCATTCTAGCACAGTCTTCACCGTCTGGATTTTTTCTTTTCTCGTCTCCTTGCCAGTTGTCAGGCTCTTCTTTCTCGCCATTTTCGGAAGCAAACCAGAAGCTACAGAGGAATTACATTATAATGAATTCAGCCATCCATGTCCTCATATTAACTGCATTGATTGGGAATCATCATTTCACCTGTATTTTTGTGTTTTGTCAATTATGAGAACACATCACAATACTCTAATGCTGTAGAAGCAATACTGAATGATCATGCTTTTGTAAATGTATTACTATTCAAAATAACTTCTGACCTGTTACTTGAATCTAGAGGTGTGTCGTCCACCCATAACCACTTTCCCTCTTCTTTTTGGTCTGTCAGTCCGATCCAGAACTTGTCTTCACCACCACTCATTATAGCACCAACTTTCTTATCTAAGATTGTCTTCACCAGGAACATTGATTGACAAATTATATAGAGTGCTACAATGGGTTAAATGGAGAGTTCACCCAAATGTTGCCTTACACTCATAGATAGCAGTCTATGGACTAGTCGAGTACATCCAAGAACAGTAATCCACGCTTTTGTGGAACCTAAAGCTCAATGTCTAAAAAGTGTTTTAATTTAATTGGTTTTGGTTATGAAATGCTAAAATTAGCGGTTGGTGACaacagggaaagggggataactagtcagttgtacaactgaatgcattcaactgaaatgtgtcttccgcatttaacccaacccctctgaatcagagaggtgcggttggctgccataatcgacatccacgtcgtCGCCGCCCGgctaacagtgggttaactgccttgctcaggggcagaatgacagatgtttaccttgtcagctcagggattcgatccagcaacctttcggttactggcccaatgctgtaACCACTAAAAGCGAGGTATACAAAACAAAAGCGTGCTTTGCAGTCTCTCCTTGTCCATAGACTCATTTCAGTTTTAGCCTTATAAGGCAAAAAATACAAAATGATGTAATTGGTTGAATTATCTTTTTAAATACAGTCAAACATGGTGTACTTTAATTTTTGTAGATTGCATGTTTAATTGCATGTGCTTTATAGCAGTTTTTTTCTCATTAGACTGACATGGTACTGAGATCTCATAATAAAATGTAAAGCACTTTCAAATCTTATAAACCCATTGGCTCAATCTGTAATTTGTGGATACAAAATCTATTGCCCGACCACAGCCTTAATGAATGAAAGATAATATGGAAGGACAGACGCAATGTATAATTTAATTCCCATTCAATAGTCATGATAACTACCTGCTCAGAAAGGCTGTCTATGATGACCAGCTGTCCTCCCATGGAGACACATTTATCCTGACTCTCAACCCAGGTCAGACTATCATTGGAAAAATAATAGCAGTGTTTCCTGTGACACATCCAATCATGAGCACATATTGGACGCTCATCCTctgtggagggagggaacagaaatAACCTGGTGATATATACGTCTTTGTCAATAGTCCCTTATCAAAATCAAGTATTTGTAACATACTATATGAATcattctttttatttttttttatcttaCTGATTGTATAAGATCCATACTGACATGAAAACACATTGATTTACTATGCATACACTTAGCCTCAGCCTAAGTGGGATAagaaaaaagcagaaatagactGAAACCGAGGCAATAAAATTAGGTTTGAAGTGACTTCCATTTCCTTTTCTTCTTTACCATGGAATTTGTTATAGTAATTCCAATTCCTTAATGGAGTTCATTCTATGATATAAAACATAGGCCTATGTAACAAAGCACTTTTTTGGAATGACTGAATCTTGTGCCACTATTTATTTGGACATTCTCGCATAGTACCTGTGATCTTACAGCAAGTTCTCTGCACAATCAATTCTTGATTATGTTTCAAAACtgttgagaaaaaaaaaaaaacagagtcACATTTTGTACTCAgacttccccttctctcttctggTTAAAACAGATGTTACATTTTTGCATCGTGACATCAATCATTTCCTCATAACTGAGAGGGTAAAGCCCATACGCTATACACTTTTTATAGGGATGAAAATGTCAATGGAAATGTACTGTTTAGTATTCATCTTAGCATGAGTCATATGATCCAAAATTCACCTGCTGTAAGATTATTTTCAATCAAATGTTTGAGATTTTGAAGAGCGCTGCACTGGGTTTGTGGGCTAGTTGTATCAGTGTGAAAAAGACACATTTGAAATGTACAGTAATGAGTTTGACCCAACTTTCCTGTAGCTATCCTATCCCGCCTCATATGTGAACAGCCAGTTTGGGGACTCCTGCTCCTACTCTGGACTCCACTATGGGTCTACTCTATAGTACTTACAGAGAACCCCAAGTCCAATGACAGCACCCATCAGAAGAACACAGAGAGTCACCAGAACAACTCTGACAGGGTCATATCCACTTGGTTTGACCTTTGACCCCTCCTGAGAATCAGGGTCACCAgctgaggggacagagagagaatatgaATCAGACTCCCATCAACTTTCTACTTAGTTGTATTGTATGTTAGACATGAAATCATCAAAACATGAAGAAAATGTATGATTCGTGGAACAAGGAACATGGTTTTTGAGGCTATGGAGACAAGTATGATGAAAAATCTAAATTAGATTCTGTTCTGCATGCTGTCAACTCTTTTTATCACCCATATGTGGTTTCCTGAAAGAAAATGTCCTCATTGTTTTGCCTTGCTTGAAATTTGCACAGACTTCATCTGacccacacaaccacacacacattcaccacaCTCACACGTAATAACACACGCAGGcactcacccacacacccacacacacttacCATTAGGGTCGATAGATGGCTGGTTGCGTCTGGTTCTGGAAATTTCAGAGTGTGTGGTATCATTTACTGTGGATGCTGTTGCTGAAATGTAACCATGAAAGTGTGAGAATAAGACAAAACTCCTCTCATCACATTGGCTGTTCAAGAACAAGCATTTTTGACACTCAGTTTGTTAATGTAAAAGAATTGTCACAGATCACCGATAAAGCATGAGGCCTGCTTAAAAATGTTTATGCCAACCGGCTAAAAATCGGTTTCTTGAAAACCgttttaatatatataatatataactgAAATCACTAATATCTCTTTGTGATgtaacccactgggcaaaaacgggttgaatcaacgttgtttccacgtcatttcaaccaaaAAACTCAGTGTGATGACATTAAATTAACGTGGAAAACGGTTtgaatttgcaaaaagtcatcaatgtGAGGGCATTTTGTCTCTTTTTAacccaactttgaacctaaaCCCAATGACACGGTTAGTTGACAActaaaccaaatgtaaatcaaaactagacgttgaactgtcatctgtgcccagtgggaagtcaTTTTTGTCTTAGTGAACATGTTTTGAAATGAATTACCAATATGCGTTGTCAAATAAAGTCAATACGGTATTAATATAATTCCAGAATAATCTGGAAATTGAGAATGTGGTACTCGTCTCTGAGAGGTGGGGCTGGATGACCATGAGATAAAAATGATagctttaaccatgttttgaagaTATACAGTGTTTGTTAATAATTACATTGTGTACAAACAATGTAGTACAACAAGCTTacatttggggttctgatgggataatacagttgaactaagctcatgaggcatttagaaGTAATATTCTTCAAGAACAAATGTCTATATATCATTAATATAAAAGTCTTAAAATGGATTTACCAATCGCAGATTGCCTCTTTGACATTAGATAGATATTTATGCAGGTAGAAGCTTTTTGTTGAACATTCTTCACATCCTGAGCATACAAGCATGTCTATA includes:
- the LOC135559483 gene encoding C-type lectin domain family 4 member D-like isoform X2; protein product: MSEGIVYADVKFKKQQRTEGKNCASTVNDTTHSEISRTRRNQPSIDPNAGDPDSQEGSKVKPSGYDPVRVVLVTLCVLLMGAVIGLGVLFLKHNQELIVQRTCCKITEDERPICAHDWMCHRKHCYYFSNDSLTWVESQDKCVSMGGQLVIIDSLSEQTILDKKVGAIMSGGEDKFWIGLTDQKEEGKWLWVDDTPLDSSNSFWFASENGEKEEPDNWQGDEKRKNPDGEDCARMGEKGGTHDGKSWFDVNCVWSHRRICEIMLF
- the LOC135559483 gene encoding C-type lectin domain family 4 member D-like isoform X1 — its product is MSEGIVYADVKFKKQQRTEGKNCATASTVNDTTHSEISRTRRNQPSIDPNAGDPDSQEGSKVKPSGYDPVRVVLVTLCVLLMGAVIGLGVLFLKHNQELIVQRTCCKITEDERPICAHDWMCHRKHCYYFSNDSLTWVESQDKCVSMGGQLVIIDSLSEQTILDKKVGAIMSGGEDKFWIGLTDQKEEGKWLWVDDTPLDSSNSFWFASENGEKEEPDNWQGDEKRKNPDGEDCARMGEKGGTHDGKSWFDVNCVWSHRRICEIMLF